A genomic segment from Luteibacter aegosomatis encodes:
- a CDS encoding endonuclease/exonuclease/phosphatase family protein — translation MIRILAVAAFAVLALPASAADLKVMSFNVRTITGKDGPDRWEMRRDLFADTIRQVDPDVIGTQELGKVQGDDTVARLPSYAWFGRDRYGGHDDEHMGIFYKKDHLKVVEQGDFWLSDTPDKVGSITWGHPMPRMVNWALFERIADHKRFYLLDTHLPYRDQDEDARTKGAREIANWIAKLPADVPVILTGDFNTGPESESHAVLTQTLKDARTSAASHEGPDDTFHAFTGKATKRIDWILYRGVKATSQRTITASKNGHYPSDHFPVAADFEF, via the coding sequence ATGATCCGAATCCTCGCCGTCGCCGCCTTCGCCGTACTCGCCCTGCCCGCCTCCGCCGCCGACCTCAAGGTGATGTCGTTCAACGTCCGCACGATCACCGGCAAGGACGGCCCTGACCGCTGGGAGATGCGCCGCGACCTCTTCGCCGACACCATCCGCCAGGTCGACCCCGACGTGATCGGCACCCAGGAGCTGGGCAAGGTACAGGGCGACGACACGGTGGCCCGGTTGCCCTCGTATGCCTGGTTCGGCCGCGACCGGTATGGCGGCCACGACGACGAGCACATGGGCATCTTTTACAAGAAGGACCACCTGAAAGTGGTCGAACAAGGGGATTTCTGGCTTTCCGACACGCCGGACAAGGTCGGCAGCATCACCTGGGGCCATCCGATGCCACGCATGGTGAACTGGGCGTTGTTCGAACGCATCGCCGATCACAAGCGTTTTTATCTGCTGGATACCCACCTGCCCTACCGCGACCAGGACGAAGACGCCCGCACGAAGGGCGCCCGCGAGATCGCCAACTGGATCGCCAAGCTGCCAGCCGACGTGCCGGTGATCCTCACCGGCGATTTCAATACCGGTCCGGAGAGCGAATCGCACGCCGTGCTCACCCAGACGCTGAAGGACGCACGCACCAGCGCCGCGTCGCACGAGGGCCCGGACGATACCTTCCACGCTTTCACCGGCAAGGCGACCAAGCGGATCGACTGGATCCTTTACCGGGGCGTGAAAGCGACATCCCAGCGCACCATCACCGCCTCGAAGAACGGCCACTACCCGTCCGATCATTTTCCGGTAGCGGCGGATTTCGAATTCTGA